Proteins encoded within one genomic window of Triticum aestivum cultivar Chinese Spring chromosome 2D, IWGSC CS RefSeq v2.1, whole genome shotgun sequence:
- the LOC123052857 gene encoding non-structural maintenance of chromosomes element 3 homolog: protein MATSDELAQIDISTEEKDKLVAEVMRYALFKTHQNSGCPIKREELTQIITKNYRQRALPALVIKEAGDRLAATFGYEMRELQRTRATSTRSGRPSSQQPSNQDAKSYVLVSKLDPEVYSKYVEDTERAHVSGFAFVVISIVHVAGGKISEEDLWRQLKRLGLNETDENHPVLGNNKQALELLVQQRYLLKEKIAGPEGHSMVYELAERALDESISSKLKEYISQVVGVSTATAE, encoded by the exons ATGGCGACCAGCGACGAACTCGCCCAGATCGACATCTCCACGGAG GAGAAGGACAAGTTGGTGGCCGAGGTAATGCGCTACGCGCTCTTCAAGACGCACCAGAACTCCGGCTGCCCCATCAAGCGGGAGGAGCTCACCCAGATCATCACCAAGAACTACCGCCAGCGAGCGCTCCCTGCGCTCGTCATCAAGGAAGCTGGGGACAGGCTTGCCGCAACCTTCGGCTATGAGATGAGGGAGCTCCAGAGGACCCGCGCCACGTCCACCCGCTCCGGACGCCCCTCCTCCCAGCAGCCCA GTAATCAGGATGCAAAGAGCTACGTCCTGGTAAGTAAGCTGGACCCTGAGGTGTACAGCAAGTATGTCGAGGATACGGAGCGTGCCCATGTGTCTGGGTTTGCTTTTGTTGTCATAAGCATTGTTCATGTCGCTGGTGGCAAGATCTCTGAAG AGGACCTTTGGCGTCAGCTGAAACGGTTGGGATTAAATGAGACTGATGAGAACCACCCTGTTCTCGGCAACAATAAGCAGGCGCTTGAACTACTAGTGCAACAAAG GTACTTGCTGAAGGAGAAGATTGCTGGTCCAGAAGGCCATTCCATGGTTTATGAGCTTGCAGAGAGGGCATTGGATGAATCCATCAGCTCGAAGCTTAAAGAATACATTTCACAG GTTGTGGGCGTCAGTACAGCTACAGCAGAATGA